From a single Candidatus Hydrogenedentota bacterium genomic region:
- a CDS encoding ABC transporter permease, with translation MIRFWLAEYKAIAKNQGAFILLVGAVVLYSFFYPVPYHEEILREVPVAVVDNDLSELSRKFIRMLDANENIRVMSRPADMESARREFLERNVYGIVVIPADFERTIRRGRQSKVAAYYDTSTLLFATPLRTGVTFAARTLGAGIQIRRLQAAGAGFEKARNTADPLPFVAIPLYNPSGSYGIYAIPAVFILIIQQTLVLGVGMVGGTRRERMAGMPTRRARLLETVERVVGRTGAYLTIAVFTTLYSLAILRLYYQFPLRCEPWRLAVLLAPYILSSVLLGITLSTFFHNRETSVLAFMFTSLPLVFLVGFAWPPEAIPSWLRMLSFAIPSTSGVTAFLKISQLGAPMASIRFEYMMLWALVALYFLTACVTTSRVPVPVKS, from the coding sequence ATGATTCGTTTCTGGCTTGCCGAATACAAGGCCATCGCCAAGAACCAAGGCGCGTTTATTCTGCTCGTCGGGGCCGTTGTGCTGTATTCGTTTTTCTATCCCGTTCCGTATCATGAGGAAATCCTGCGGGAAGTGCCGGTCGCCGTGGTGGACAACGATTTGAGCGAACTGAGCCGGAAATTCATCCGCATGCTCGATGCCAACGAGAATATCCGCGTTATGTCGCGACCCGCCGACATGGAATCGGCCCGCCGCGAATTTCTCGAACGGAACGTGTATGGAATCGTCGTGATTCCGGCGGATTTCGAGCGGACTATCCGGCGCGGCCGGCAATCGAAAGTCGCGGCGTATTACGACACAAGCACCTTGTTGTTTGCGACGCCCCTTCGGACGGGTGTGACCTTTGCCGCGCGGACACTCGGCGCGGGCATTCAAATACGCAGGCTTCAGGCCGCCGGCGCCGGTTTCGAGAAGGCCCGAAACACCGCAGACCCGCTGCCGTTCGTCGCGATTCCTCTTTACAATCCCAGTGGCAGTTATGGAATCTATGCGATTCCCGCCGTCTTTATCCTGATTATTCAGCAGACGCTTGTGTTGGGTGTCGGCATGGTGGGCGGCACGCGCCGCGAACGCATGGCCGGCATGCCCACCCGGCGTGCGCGCCTGCTTGAAACCGTCGAACGGGTTGTGGGCCGCACGGGCGCTTACCTGACCATTGCCGTCTTTACGACACTGTACAGCCTGGCCATCCTGAGGCTTTACTATCAATTCCCCCTGCGTTGCGAACCGTGGCGACTCGCCGTACTGCTGGCGCCGTATATCCTGTCGAGCGTGCTCCTTGGAATTACTCTCTCGACGTTTTTCCATAACCGCGAGACCTCGGTGCTTGCTTTCATGTTTACATCGCTTCCGCTGGTTTTTCTCGTCGGTTTTGCGTGGCCCCCCGAGGCCATTCCGTCATGGCTGCGGATGCTGTCGTTTGCGATTCCCAGCACCAGCGGAGTCACCGCCTTCCTGAAAATAAGCCAACTGGGCGCTCCGATGGCCAGCATCCGCTTCGAATACATGATGCTCTGGGCGCTCGTGGCCTTGTATTTCCTGACCGCTTGCGTTACAACGTCCCGCGTGCCTGTTCCGGTGAAATCCTGA
- a CDS encoding ATP-dependent 6-phosphofructokinase, with amino-acid sequence MAGSTKNARGVKTIGILTSGGDCPGLNAVIRALVRAVAHSDVEVFGFLEGFTGLVENRFLKLTDADCSGLLTVGGTILRTSRNKPNKMPAPDGSVRDMTGAAIETYRRLNLDCLICLGGGGTQKSAFHLMNEGGIHVITVPKTIDNDVFGTDVCFGFDTGMTIGAEAIDRLHTTASSHHRVMIVDVMGHNTGWLALGSGVASGADVILIPEIPYSPNVVAESLLERMRHGKKFSIVVVAEGATAAPDAPPRKRGVRMPKEKETKTVQPKSATLAEYLHQATGLETRITSLGYLQRGGIPTPTDRVLCTAFGAKAAELALARRFGNMVAKRGEEFVPVPLKEIAGKKRMVPLDHPLIMAARAVNTCLGDHV; translated from the coding sequence ATGGCAGGTTCAACGAAGAACGCCCGGGGCGTCAAGACGATTGGGATACTGACGTCGGGCGGCGATTGTCCGGGGCTGAACGCGGTCATCCGGGCATTGGTTCGCGCGGTGGCGCATTCCGATGTCGAAGTATTTGGGTTTCTCGAAGGTTTCACGGGGCTTGTGGAGAACCGTTTTCTGAAATTGACCGATGCGGATTGCAGCGGGCTGCTCACGGTGGGCGGCACCATTCTTCGCACCAGCCGAAACAAGCCGAACAAGATGCCGGCTCCGGACGGCAGTGTCCGCGACATGACCGGCGCGGCCATCGAAACGTACCGGCGGCTGAATCTTGATTGCCTGATATGCCTTGGCGGCGGCGGCACGCAAAAAAGCGCGTTTCATCTGATGAACGAGGGTGGAATCCATGTGATCACCGTCCCGAAAACGATAGACAACGATGTGTTCGGCACGGATGTTTGCTTTGGTTTCGACACGGGCATGACGATCGGCGCGGAAGCGATCGACCGGCTGCACACGACGGCGTCGAGCCACCATCGGGTCATGATCGTGGACGTGATGGGACACAATACGGGATGGCTGGCGCTGGGTTCGGGCGTGGCCAGCGGCGCGGATGTCATTTTGATACCTGAAATTCCCTATTCGCCCAATGTCGTTGCGGAGTCGTTGCTGGAGCGGATGCGGCACGGCAAGAAATTCAGCATCGTCGTGGTCGCGGAAGGCGCTACCGCCGCGCCCGATGCTCCCCCCCGGAAACGGGGTGTCCGCATGCCCAAGGAAAAGGAAACGAAGACGGTCCAACCAAAAAGCGCCACGCTGGCTGAATATCTTCATCAGGCAACGGGGCTCGAAACGCGCATTACGTCTCTGGGCTACCTTCAACGGGGCGGCATACCCACGCCGACCGACCGCGTGCTTTGCACGGCCTTCGGCGCGAAAGCCGCCGAACTGGCGCTGGCACGCCGCTTTGGCAACATGGTGGCCAAGCGCGGCGAGGAATTCGTGCCGGTCCCGTTAAAGGAGATCGCCGGGAAGAAGCGAATGGTGCCGTTGGATCATCCGCTGATAATGGCCGCGCGCGCGGTCAATACATGCCTGGGTGACCACGTATGA
- a CDS encoding PQQ-like beta-propeller repeat protein, producing the protein MRILPISAGLALLFVSALAHGGDSPQFRGPNRDGRFDEQGLLKEWPDGGPPLLWTAKGLGQGYASASVSRGKIYVPGMQDDQTASLFVLNRDGIIEKKIPYGKETLDDQAPGPRSTPTVEGDRVYLFSGLGVVYCLDTAKGEVLWEVDALKRFHAKNSRWNIAESLLLDGDRVICTPGGPDALLAALDKTNGETVWTTKGLIDQEAYCSPTIAVHNGRRILLTETGKHVVGINPDTGELLWRHIHFTAYDIHAVTPIYSEGLVYFTGGYASGGGALELSPDGASVTLKWKDTNLDCQHHGVVLVDGYLYGTSHKQNRLMCLEMATGKLMWSAKEVTMGVVVYSDGMLYVYEGPKSGVVSLVKAQPTGFDRTGQFTVTEGTDKHWAHPTIANGCLYIRHGDALMAYDVRAK; encoded by the coding sequence TTGCGAATTTTACCGATTTCGGCAGGTCTGGCGCTGTTGTTTGTATCCGCCTTGGCGCATGGCGGCGATTCGCCGCAATTCCGTGGACCCAACCGAGACGGCCGCTTCGACGAGCAGGGCTTGTTGAAGGAATGGCCGGATGGCGGTCCGCCCCTGCTGTGGACGGCCAAGGGACTGGGGCAGGGTTATGCCTCGGCGTCCGTGTCGCGGGGCAAGATTTATGTGCCCGGCATGCAGGACGATCAGACCGCCTCCCTGTTTGTCCTGAATAGGGACGGCATCATTGAAAAGAAGATCCCCTACGGCAAGGAAACGCTGGACGATCAGGCGCCGGGGCCGCGTTCGACGCCAACGGTCGAGGGCGATCGGGTTTATCTGTTTTCGGGATTGGGCGTGGTCTACTGTCTTGACACGGCAAAGGGCGAGGTTCTTTGGGAAGTTGATGCGCTCAAGCGATTCCATGCCAAAAACAGCCGGTGGAATATCGCGGAGTCGCTGCTTCTCGACGGCGACCGGGTCATCTGCACGCCGGGCGGTCCGGATGCGCTTCTCGCGGCGCTGGACAAAACGAATGGCGAAACGGTTTGGACCACGAAAGGTCTTATTGACCAAGAGGCGTATTGTTCTCCGACAATCGCCGTTCACAACGGGCGGCGCATCCTCCTGACGGAGACCGGCAAGCATGTGGTGGGCATCAATCCGGACACCGGCGAACTGCTCTGGCGGCATATCCATTTCACGGCGTACGACATCCACGCCGTCACGCCGATTTACAGCGAAGGGCTTGTGTACTTTACGGGAGGATACGCATCGGGCGGCGGCGCGCTCGAACTTTCGCCCGACGGCGCTTCCGTAACGCTGAAATGGAAGGACACCAACCTCGATTGCCAGCATCACGGCGTGGTGCTTGTTGACGGATATCTGTACGGGACGAGCCACAAGCAGAACCGGTTGATGTGCCTTGAAATGGCGACGGGCAAACTCATGTGGAGCGCGAAAGAGGTCACCATGGGCGTCGTCGTATACTCGGACGGCATGTTGTATGTCTACGAGGGGCCTAAATCAGGCGTGGTGAGTCTGGTGAAAGCCCAGCCCACGGGCTTCGATCGCACCGGCCAATTCACCGTTACGGAAGGCACGGACAAGCACTGGGCGCATCCCACCATCGCCAACGGATGCCTGTACATTCGCCATGGCGATGCCCTGATGGCGTACGACGTGCGCGCGAAATAG
- a CDS encoding CerR family C-terminal domain-containing protein codes for MKRRMDGADEGKDATRHRLLIAAGELFAQRGFDATSVRDIARKSKTNIAAVNYHYATKDNLYLAVVQYVADKMVARRDKALDGMDARTLDQSQAVGVLRELIEREARAYMSADLPEWYAQLLLRALLAKGPALEFLFARILHPDHVVLRQLLRAAAPRLTEQDATLWAYSITGQIVFYCLGREAILIEQKRTEYSDSFVRAVADHVVRVVLSGIGLADQPAKAGRRPSRNP; via the coding sequence ATGAAACGGCGGATGGACGGCGCAGACGAAGGAAAAGACGCGACACGGCACCGGCTGTTGATCGCGGCGGGGGAGTTGTTCGCACAAAGGGGATTCGACGCCACGAGTGTCCGGGATATTGCCCGCAAGTCGAAGACGAACATCGCGGCGGTCAATTACCATTATGCGACCAAGGACAACCTGTATCTGGCAGTGGTCCAGTACGTGGCGGACAAGATGGTGGCGCGGCGGGACAAGGCCTTGGACGGCATGGACGCGCGCACGCTGGACCAATCCCAGGCTGTCGGCGTTCTGCGCGAACTGATCGAACGCGAAGCGCGTGCATATATGTCGGCGGATTTGCCCGAATGGTACGCGCAACTGCTTTTGCGCGCCTTGCTCGCGAAAGGCCCGGCGCTCGAATTCCTCTTTGCACGGATTCTGCATCCCGACCACGTGGTCCTGCGCCAGTTGCTCCGCGCCGCCGCGCCGCGCCTGACGGAGCAGGATGCGACGTTGTGGGCCTATTCGATCACGGGCCAGATCGTCTTTTACTGCCTGGGACGCGAGGCGATTCTTATCGAACAGAAACGCACGGAATATTCGGATTCATTCGTGCGCGCGGTGGCGGACCACGTTGTGCGCGTCGTCTTGTCGGGCATCGGCCTTGCGGATCAACCGGCAAAAGCCGGACGGAGGCCGTCCCGGAACCCCTGA
- a CDS encoding class II SORL domain-containing protein, with protein MADLFWKMNTQDAADDKAVGEKHGPVIDIPACMKPGEPAKIRVNVGNGKHPNTNEHHIQWVELRINDLFVGRADFSPVVMQPEVEFTIVCPRREAVISAVARCNLHGLWTSKTVCTCS; from the coding sequence ATGGCCGATTTATTTTGGAAAATGAACACGCAGGATGCCGCGGACGACAAGGCCGTCGGCGAGAAGCACGGACCCGTCATTGACATCCCTGCCTGCATGAAACCCGGCGAACCCGCCAAAATTCGCGTCAACGTGGGTAACGGCAAACACCCGAACACCAACGAGCATCACATTCAGTGGGTGGAACTCCGCATCAATGATCTGTTCGTGGGACGGGCCGACTTTAGTCCGGTTGTCATGCAGCCCGAAGTCGAGTTCACGATCGTATGTCCCCGGCGCGAAGCCGTAATCAGCGCCGTGGCGCGCTGCAACCTGCACGGGCTTTGGACTTCCAAGACGGTTTGCACGTGTTCGTAA
- a CDS encoding ABC transporter permease, with product MKGRPGGVWSVVARECRRATSRPLYGLLAIVFPLATFGVLASLFSAGKPVELPVAVCDRDHSALSRKLVRMMDATQAIRVAHRVNDPLQGRTLIESNEAYALILIPEKMERDVYAGKSPKIVGYYNNQYLLPAGLVARDMQTVVAAVSAGINVKTRQKKGEPLQAAMERVSPVAVDHHTLFNPTANNAYYLVPLVLPNMLQIFVLLTTVFVLGIELREGTGRELLERAGGSIVVAVAGKLLPYTILFFLMANVANAFVFLYFGIPVQGSVRMITAAYFVYILAYQSLAILLLGIFPNFRMALSLAGIYCSPALAFTGATFPVVAMPLFGRIWSSILPMTYFFQVFIDQAFRGAPVRISLYPAAVLCLFALLGPALMLWRLKQVYSDERYWGRT from the coding sequence ATGAAGGGCAGGCCGGGCGGTGTATGGAGCGTTGTCGCGCGTGAATGCCGGCGCGCGACGTCGCGACCTCTTTATGGGCTGCTCGCGATAGTCTTTCCGCTCGCCACATTCGGGGTGCTGGCCTCGCTGTTCAGCGCCGGCAAACCTGTCGAATTGCCCGTCGCCGTGTGCGATCGCGATCATTCCGCCTTGTCGCGCAAGCTGGTTCGGATGATGGATGCCACCCAGGCGATACGCGTGGCGCACCGCGTCAACGATCCGCTACAGGGCCGGACCCTTATTGAGTCCAACGAAGCCTACGCCCTGATCCTGATCCCTGAAAAGATGGAACGCGACGTGTATGCCGGAAAGTCGCCGAAAATCGTCGGATATTACAATAACCAGTACCTGTTGCCGGCCGGACTTGTCGCGCGTGACATGCAGACTGTCGTGGCCGCCGTTTCCGCCGGAATCAACGTCAAGACCCGCCAAAAGAAAGGTGAACCGCTCCAAGCGGCCATGGAACGCGTTTCGCCCGTGGCGGTGGACCACCATACCCTTTTCAATCCCACCGCCAACAACGCCTATTACCTCGTTCCGCTGGTCCTGCCGAACATGTTGCAGATTTTTGTCCTGCTGACCACGGTCTTCGTCCTTGGCATCGAATTGCGGGAAGGAACGGGCCGCGAACTGCTCGAACGCGCCGGCGGCAGCATCGTCGTGGCCGTCGCGGGCAAATTGCTGCCCTACACGATCCTGTTTTTTCTCATGGCCAATGTGGCCAACGCGTTTGTATTTCTCTACTTCGGCATTCCCGTGCAGGGCAGCGTCCGGATGATTACCGCCGCCTATTTTGTCTATATCCTGGCCTATCAGAGCCTCGCCATTCTCCTCTTGGGGATCTTCCCCAATTTCCGCATGGCGCTGAGTCTTGCGGGAATTTACTGCTCGCCCGCGCTCGCGTTCACCGGCGCGACATTTCCCGTGGTCGCGATGCCTTTGTTCGGCAGGATATGGTCATCCATTCTGCCCATGACCTATTTCTTCCAGGTGTTCATTGACCAGGCGTTTCGCGGCGCGCCGGTCCGAATCTCGCTTTATCCCGCCGCCGTGCTGTGCCTGTTCGCCCTTCTGGGTCCGGCCCTGATGCTGTGGCGCCTGAAGCAGGTTTATTCCGACGAACGCTACTGGGGGCGCACATGA
- a CDS encoding efflux RND transporter periplasmic adaptor subunit produces MKTLLRVLVLVSILAGVTGGAIYGSQFVFKPAPLIVQGEVDATQVDVAPKIAGRVETLFVREGDAVAKGQILAALKSPEIEAKAAQATSAREAASAVREKADNGARIQEIEAARHAWQMALANAELARKSYERVMQLYESDHVSPQTLDEAMAKWKAATQMAEAARATHEMAVAGAREEDKKAARAIENQAGGVVSEVQSYLSETELKAPIDGEIAEAIIDPGELATPGFPVFSIVDLNDVWVVFNLREDLLGRMPMGTKFEGRVPALNGRAVEWRVDFIKPLGDFATWRATKTAGDFDMKTFEVRARPVSRVEGLRPGMSVLVEWDKLPVPADRGHEGA; encoded by the coding sequence ATGAAGACTTTGTTGCGTGTGTTGGTTTTGGTGTCTATTCTGGCGGGCGTGACGGGCGGGGCCATTTACGGCAGCCAATTCGTCTTCAAACCGGCGCCGCTGATTGTCCAGGGCGAAGTGGACGCCACGCAGGTGGACGTCGCCCCGAAAATTGCGGGCCGCGTTGAGACGCTTTTCGTCAGGGAAGGGGATGCCGTCGCGAAGGGCCAGATCTTGGCCGCGCTGAAGAGTCCCGAAATCGAGGCCAAGGCTGCCCAGGCGACCAGCGCTCGCGAGGCCGCCAGCGCTGTGCGCGAAAAAGCCGACAACGGCGCGCGTATACAAGAGATCGAGGCGGCGCGCCACGCGTGGCAAATGGCGTTGGCCAATGCCGAACTGGCCCGAAAAAGTTACGAACGCGTGATGCAGTTGTACGAAAGCGACCACGTTTCCCCGCAGACCCTCGACGAGGCCATGGCGAAATGGAAAGCGGCCACGCAGATGGCCGAGGCCGCGCGCGCCACCCATGAAATGGCCGTGGCCGGCGCGCGCGAGGAAGACAAAAAAGCGGCCCGCGCCATTGAAAATCAGGCCGGGGGCGTGGTGTCCGAAGTGCAATCCTATCTTTCGGAAACCGAACTCAAGGCGCCGATTGACGGCGAAATCGCCGAGGCGATCATCGATCCCGGCGAACTGGCGACGCCCGGTTTTCCCGTGTTCAGCATCGTGGACTTGAACGATGTGTGGGTCGTGTTCAATTTGCGCGAGGATCTGCTGGGCCGGATGCCGATGGGCACAAAATTCGAGGGGCGCGTGCCCGCGCTGAACGGCCGGGCGGTCGAGTGGCGGGTGGACTTCATCAAGCCGCTGGGCGATTTCGCGACATGGCGCGCCACGAAAACCGCCGGCGATTTCGACATGAAAACCTTCGAGGTGCGCGCGCGTCCCGTGAGCCGCGTCGAAGGGTTGCGGCCCGGCATGTCGGTCCTGGTCGAATGGGACAAACTGCCGGTCCCGGCGGATCGCGGACATGAAGGCGCATGA